Proteins found in one Streptomyces sp. NBC_00461 genomic segment:
- a CDS encoding NAD-dependent epimerase/dehydratase family protein, whose protein sequence is MVITGAGGFVGRHVLREAERRGLTLRLTAHRSQVRTSGAPGTTIVPADLTDPGSLHGLCDGADALLHCASQIGGPDALCEAVNARGTAALVAEARRAGVGRIVHLSTAAVYGRGTFLHARPQDLDRAPVSVTSRTRAAGEDAVLAAGGTVVRPHLVYGEGDTRVGPPLARLLRALPGTVEGWRARVSLVAAEDLARALVAAALAPRERLTAPVYHACHPEPVPWHTVLRAVGDLASVPWPERDLTLDEAAERLRARGGSRHDLDMLVTDHWFDGEPLWADLDCAPGAFGERFAQYESWYRQALAPAATAV, encoded by the coding sequence GTGGTGATCACCGGCGCCGGCGGATTCGTCGGCCGCCATGTCCTTCGCGAGGCCGAACGCCGGGGCCTCACTCTGCGGCTGACGGCCCATCGCAGCCAGGTGCGCACGAGCGGCGCGCCGGGCACGACGATCGTCCCCGCCGACCTGACCGACCCCGGCTCGCTGCACGGCCTGTGCGACGGCGCCGACGCCCTGCTGCACTGCGCCTCGCAGATCGGCGGTCCGGACGCGCTGTGCGAGGCGGTCAACGCCCGAGGGACGGCCGCGCTCGTGGCGGAGGCCCGCCGGGCGGGGGTCGGCCGCATCGTCCACCTCAGCACCGCCGCCGTATACGGGCGGGGCACCTTCTTGCACGCCCGGCCACAGGACCTGGACCGCGCGCCGGTCTCGGTCACCTCGCGGACCCGGGCGGCCGGCGAGGACGCCGTACTGGCCGCGGGCGGCACGGTCGTACGCCCGCATCTCGTCTACGGCGAGGGGGACACCCGGGTGGGACCCCCGCTGGCCCGGCTGCTGCGCGCTCTGCCCGGCACGGTGGAGGGCTGGCGCGCACGGGTGTCGCTGGTCGCCGCCGAGGACCTGGCCCGCGCCCTGGTCGCCGCCGCCCTGGCACCCCGCGAACGGCTCACCGCGCCCGTCTACCACGCCTGCCACCCCGAACCCGTGCCCTGGCACACCGTCCTGAGAGCGGTCGGCGATCTCGCGTCCGTTCCCTGGCCGGAGCGCGACCTGACCCTCGACGAGGCGGCCGAGCGGTTGCGGGCGCGGGGAGGCTCGCGGCACGACCTGGACATGTTGGTCACCGACCACTGGTTCGACGGCGAACCGCTGTGGGCCGACCTCGACTGCGCACCGGGCGCCTTCGGCGAGCGCTTCGCCCAATACGAGAGCTGGTACCGCCAGGCACTGGCCCCGGCGGCAACCGCCGTGTAG
- a CDS encoding glycosyltransferase family 2 protein — translation MEDRAPRIAVAVVTMGNRPDEVDALLESVAKQDVAPARIVVVGNGCPLPDFADRLALPGEVTLLELDENLGCPGGRNQALVRLREFGDVDVVVELDDDGLLVDADVLRRVRDHFAADPRLGIVGFRIADEHGETQQRHVPRVGASDPMKGGYVTGFLGGGHGFRTAMLDEIGDWPAEFFFAHEETDMAWRATDAGWRILYAPELLLQHPKTSPARHAIYYRVNARNRVWLVRRRLPIPLIPVHLGIWTLLTLLRTRSRAGLRAWFGGFVEGLREPAGERRPMRWRTVWRLARLGRPPVI, via the coding sequence ATGGAGGACCGGGCGCCGAGGATCGCCGTCGCCGTGGTGACCATGGGGAACAGGCCCGACGAGGTCGACGCCCTGCTGGAGTCCGTCGCCAAGCAGGACGTGGCACCCGCCCGCATCGTGGTCGTCGGCAACGGCTGCCCGCTGCCCGACTTCGCCGACCGCCTGGCGCTCCCCGGCGAGGTCACCCTCCTCGAACTCGACGAGAACCTCGGCTGCCCCGGCGGCCGGAACCAGGCACTGGTCCGGCTGCGGGAGTTCGGGGACGTGGACGTCGTCGTGGAACTGGACGACGACGGGCTGCTCGTCGACGCGGACGTACTGCGACGGGTACGGGACCACTTCGCGGCCGACCCGAGGCTCGGCATCGTCGGCTTCCGTATCGCGGACGAGCACGGCGAGACACAGCAGCGGCACGTGCCCCGGGTCGGCGCATCCGACCCGATGAAGGGCGGCTACGTCACGGGATTCCTCGGCGGCGGCCACGGCTTCCGCACGGCCATGCTCGACGAGATCGGCGACTGGCCCGCCGAGTTCTTCTTCGCTCACGAGGAAACCGACATGGCCTGGCGCGCCACCGACGCCGGCTGGCGGATCCTGTACGCACCCGAACTGCTGCTCCAGCATCCGAAGACCTCACCGGCCCGGCACGCCATCTACTACCGCGTGAACGCCCGCAACCGGGTCTGGCTGGTCCGCCGCCGACTGCCCATCCCCCTGATCCCGGTCCACCTGGGGATCTGGACGCTGCTCACACTCCTGCGGACGCGCTCGCGGGCCGGTCTGCGGGCCTGGTTCGGCGGGTTCGTCGAGGGGCTGCGGGAGCCGGCCGGCGAGCGGCGGCCCATGCGCTGGCGGACGGTGTGGCGGCTCGCCCGGCTGGGTCGGCCGCCCGTCATCTGA
- a CDS encoding AfsR/SARP family transcriptional regulator, with protein sequence MRRHELRFGLLGPPVLYDVQSAPGVSGADDEAGVNAIGSPKVRTLLAALLLEAGRVVSVETLKDALWGGAPPASAQASLHNHVARLRRLLDDPERLRAVPPGYVLRVEQGELDVHVFERHVAAARGAHADRDWERTARECMSALALWRGTPLSGLPAELSGYAFVQRLQEARLLLLEWRHDAELAAGSARLDVLVPELAALTAEHPLREAYHRQLMLALHRTGRQAEALAVHRDLRTRLVEELGVEPGAAVREAHTEVLKGADPAGADGGQRPPRPPAPRDESSTGGGAHGLSHHVEGRVPPATSPSTPPAPAQLPPPPPHFTGRAPEQTDLHRALLDRRSHALTVISGMAGVGKSALALHVSHQLRERFPDGQLYVNLHGATPGMTPLTSAQALTALLRDLGTEPRRIPEHPDAAAALLRSLLAPTRTLLVLDDAANAAQVRPLLPAGAGCAVIVTSRSPLTALDGARRFPLTPLSDEESAALLRALSGRSALDAAHPLVELAGRLPLALRIVAARLAARRALTPDVLAGQLAATEGRLHHLEYDDLSVRRSLAVAHGALAASEREADRDAALVLRGIGALDLPAYGAPLLAHLVGIDARRAEAALDRLVDVALLEETAYGRYAPHDLVRDFARELAADETDAVDSALPWYAAAAELALAALVEPGLDRDDRRRPTAAQPPDHAAHVAALPGFESSGQAFAWGDMELGNVVTLVERHAEDTDDLRAARISVLIRLFFPYVQRSGRVAEMEVLGRAALSVARRLGDEAAEAYALGDLAGLHFLTGQQSEALDLNDRALAVWRRLDRVSWMRRCLNNRGLLLEGLGRYEESERALRKSLEYSRQLNDPHGEAVTHSHLGNLYEHTDPRAAIEQHRRSLAIGHEIGAVIVQHSAHCNIGYAHLTLGEPAAAVPHFEESLRILGGHGDWHGESQTRLGMVRALRLLGRTDRAGGECAELLRRANARSDCYTSGLVRHQYGLLLREGGHALEAYEEWRAALDALDGTDEKTVVTELRELLADPETR encoded by the coding sequence GTGAGGCGGCACGAGCTGCGCTTCGGACTGCTGGGACCGCCGGTTCTGTACGACGTCCAGAGCGCCCCAGGTGTGTCCGGCGCCGACGACGAGGCCGGTGTCAACGCGATCGGCAGCCCCAAGGTCCGTACCCTCCTTGCCGCCCTGCTCCTCGAAGCCGGCCGTGTCGTATCCGTCGAGACGCTCAAGGACGCGCTGTGGGGCGGGGCGCCGCCCGCCTCCGCACAGGCCTCGCTGCACAACCACGTGGCCCGGCTGCGACGGCTGCTGGACGACCCCGAGCGGCTACGGGCCGTGCCGCCCGGATATGTGCTGAGGGTCGAACAGGGCGAACTGGACGTCCATGTTTTCGAACGCCATGTCGCGGCGGCACGCGGTGCGCACGCCGACCGCGACTGGGAGCGGACCGCGCGTGAGTGCATGTCCGCACTCGCACTGTGGCGCGGCACCCCGCTCAGCGGGCTCCCCGCCGAGCTGAGCGGATACGCCTTCGTCCAGCGTCTGCAGGAGGCGCGGCTGCTGCTGCTGGAATGGCGCCATGACGCCGAGCTGGCCGCCGGCAGCGCCCGACTCGACGTGCTCGTACCGGAGTTGGCCGCCCTGACCGCCGAGCATCCGCTGCGGGAGGCCTACCACCGCCAGCTGATGCTCGCCCTGCACCGCACCGGCCGGCAGGCCGAGGCCCTCGCCGTCCACCGCGACCTGCGCACCCGCCTGGTGGAGGAACTGGGCGTCGAACCGGGCGCGGCGGTACGCGAGGCGCATACGGAGGTACTGAAAGGCGCCGACCCGGCAGGCGCCGATGGCGGGCAACGCCCGCCCAGGCCACCCGCACCCCGCGACGAAAGCAGTACGGGTGGTGGAGCACATGGGCTCTCGCACCACGTCGAAGGCCGGGTGCCACCCGCCACGTCACCCTCCACGCCACCCGCGCCGGCCCAACTCCCTCCGCCCCCACCCCACTTCACCGGCCGCGCCCCCGAACAGACGGACCTGCACCGGGCCCTGCTCGACCGGCGCAGTCACGCCCTCACCGTCATCAGCGGCATGGCAGGGGTAGGCAAGAGCGCCCTCGCCCTGCACGTCTCCCATCAGTTGCGGGAACGTTTCCCCGACGGTCAGCTGTACGTCAATCTGCACGGCGCCACCCCCGGCATGACCCCGCTCACCTCCGCCCAGGCGCTCACCGCCCTGCTCCGCGACCTCGGCACAGAGCCCCGCCGCATCCCCGAACACCCGGACGCGGCCGCCGCGTTGCTGCGCTCGCTGCTCGCACCGACCCGCACGCTGCTGGTCCTGGACGACGCGGCGAACGCCGCACAGGTGCGGCCGCTGCTGCCGGCCGGCGCCGGGTGCGCAGTGATCGTCACCAGCCGTTCGCCGCTGACCGCCCTCGACGGCGCCCGCCGCTTCCCGCTCACCCCCTTGAGCGACGAGGAGAGCGCCGCGCTGCTGCGGGCGCTCTCCGGCCGCAGCGCCCTCGACGCGGCCCACCCCCTCGTCGAACTCGCCGGCCGCCTCCCGCTCGCCCTGCGCATCGTCGCGGCCCGCCTCGCCGCCCGCCGCGCGCTCACCCCTGACGTACTCGCCGGTCAACTGGCCGCCACCGAGGGGCGGTTGCACCATCTGGAGTACGACGACCTGAGTGTCCGCCGCTCCCTGGCCGTCGCCCACGGCGCGCTCGCCGCCTCGGAGCGCGAGGCCGACCGGGACGCCGCCCTCGTGCTGCGCGGCATCGGCGCCCTCGATCTGCCCGCGTACGGCGCCCCCTTGCTCGCCCACCTCGTCGGCATCGACGCGCGCCGCGCCGAGGCCGCGTTGGACCGGCTCGTCGACGTGGCCCTCCTGGAGGAGACGGCGTACGGCCGCTACGCCCCGCACGACCTGGTGCGCGACTTCGCCCGCGAACTCGCCGCCGACGAGACCGACGCCGTCGACTCCGCCCTGCCCTGGTACGCCGCCGCGGCCGAACTCGCCCTCGCCGCACTCGTCGAACCGGGCCTGGACCGGGACGACCGCCGCCGCCCGACCGCGGCCCAGCCGCCGGACCACGCGGCGCACGTGGCCGCCCTTCCCGGCTTCGAATCCTCCGGACAGGCCTTCGCCTGGGGCGACATGGAGCTGGGGAACGTCGTCACACTGGTCGAGCGGCACGCCGAGGACACCGACGACCTGAGGGCCGCCCGGATCTCGGTGCTGATCCGCCTCTTCTTCCCGTATGTGCAGCGCAGTGGCCGTGTCGCCGAGATGGAGGTGCTCGGCCGGGCCGCGCTGAGCGTGGCGCGCCGGCTCGGTGACGAGGCCGCCGAGGCGTACGCGCTGGGGGACCTGGCCGGCCTGCACTTCCTGACCGGGCAGCAGAGCGAGGCCCTCGACCTCAACGACCGGGCACTGGCGGTCTGGCGGCGACTCGACCGCGTCTCCTGGATGCGCCGCTGCCTCAACAACCGGGGCCTGCTGCTCGAAGGACTCGGCCGCTACGAGGAGTCCGAGCGGGCCCTGCGCAAGAGCCTGGAGTACTCACGGCAGTTGAACGACCCGCACGGCGAGGCCGTGACCCACAGCCACCTCGGCAACCTGTACGAGCACACCGATCCGCGGGCCGCGATCGAGCAGCACCGGCGCTCGCTCGCCATCGGCCACGAGATCGGTGCCGTGATCGTGCAGCACTCCGCTCACTGCAACATCGGGTACGCCCATCTCACCCTCGGCGAACCGGCCGCCGCCGTCCCGCACTTCGAGGAGAGCCTGCGCATCCTGGGCGGACACGGAGACTGGCACGGAGAGTCGCAGACCCGGCTCGGGATGGTGCGCGCGCTGCGGCTGCTCGGCCGTACGGACCGGGCCGGCGGCGAGTGCGCCGAACTGCTCCGCCGCGCGAACGCCCGCTCCGACTGCTACACGAGCGGTCTCGTGCGCCATCAGTACGGCCTCCTGCTGCGGGAAGGGGGTCACGCGCTGGAGGCGTACGAGGAGTGGCGCGCGGCGCTCGACGCCCTGGACGGGACGGACGAGAAGACGGTGGTGACGGAACTGCGAGAACTACTGGCCGACCCGGAAACCCGCTGA
- a CDS encoding bifunctional 3'-5' exonuclease/DNA polymerase: MTDRWALAPAEDGGVEIAPLGPDGLLAGAVRWEPDLATAVRVRPEVARWVWRSTTEVYPRLLATGVRVERCYDIEDAETLLLGHEGRYGEPHSAAAALARLRGGPVPPDPPQRSAEPGAQSPLFEPQTVHVPLPDLAEVYAEQQRRHDATAHPDRMRLLTAAESAGMLIAAEMNRAGLPWSTDVHRRLLHELLGERYAGGGEPRRLAELADEVSTAFGRRVRPDLPADVIKAFAQAGIKVRSTRRWEIESVDHPAVKPLLEYKKLYRIWVAHGWSWLQDWVRDGRFRPEFLAGGTVTGRWVTNGGGALQIPKVIRRAAVADPGWRLVVADADQMEPRVLAAISRDPGLMEVAGRETDLYQSVSDRAFSGDRAQAKLAVLGAVYGQTSGDGLKNLAALRRRFPRAVAYVDDAARAGEEGRLVRTWLGRTCPPAAGAGDDAAEEAGIPQDEPAETPAGTDWVPGYASTNARARGRFARNFVVQGSAADWALLLLAALRQACAGMAAELVFFQHDEVIVHCPEREAEAVVTAIREAAELAGRLTFGETPVRFPFTTAVVECYADAK; the protein is encoded by the coding sequence ATGACCGATCGCTGGGCGCTCGCTCCGGCCGAGGACGGTGGCGTGGAGATCGCCCCCCTCGGTCCGGACGGGCTGCTCGCCGGAGCGGTCCGCTGGGAGCCCGACCTCGCCACGGCCGTGCGGGTGCGGCCCGAGGTCGCGCGCTGGGTGTGGCGATCCACCACCGAGGTCTATCCGCGCCTGCTCGCCACGGGGGTGCGAGTGGAGCGGTGCTACGACATCGAGGACGCCGAGACCCTCCTCCTCGGCCACGAGGGACGGTACGGGGAACCCCACTCGGCGGCCGCCGCCCTGGCCCGGCTGCGCGGCGGCCCCGTACCGCCCGACCCGCCGCAGCGCTCCGCCGAGCCAGGCGCTCAGTCCCCCCTCTTCGAACCGCAGACCGTCCATGTGCCGCTGCCCGACCTGGCCGAGGTGTACGCCGAGCAGCAGCGCCGGCACGACGCCACCGCGCACCCCGACCGGATGCGACTGCTGACCGCGGCCGAGTCGGCGGGCATGCTGATCGCCGCCGAGATGAACCGGGCGGGACTGCCGTGGAGCACCGACGTGCACCGCCGGCTGCTGCACGAACTCCTCGGCGAGCGGTACGCGGGCGGTGGCGAGCCCCGCCGCCTCGCCGAACTGGCCGACGAGGTGTCCACCGCCTTCGGGCGCCGCGTCCGGCCCGATCTGCCCGCCGACGTCATCAAGGCGTTCGCTCAGGCCGGGATCAAGGTCAGGTCGACCCGGCGCTGGGAGATCGAGTCCGTCGACCACCCGGCCGTGAAGCCGCTGCTGGAGTACAAGAAGTTGTACCGGATCTGGGTCGCCCACGGCTGGTCCTGGCTGCAGGACTGGGTGCGCGACGGCCGGTTCAGACCCGAGTTCCTCGCGGGCGGGACCGTCACGGGCAGATGGGTCACCAATGGTGGGGGCGCGCTGCAGATCCCCAAGGTGATCCGGCGGGCCGCCGTCGCCGACCCCGGCTGGCGGCTCGTCGTCGCGGACGCCGATCAGATGGAGCCACGTGTGCTCGCGGCCATCTCCCGCGACCCGGGGCTCATGGAGGTGGCCGGCCGCGAGACCGACCTCTACCAGTCCGTCTCCGACCGGGCCTTCTCCGGCGACCGGGCCCAGGCCAAGCTCGCCGTGCTGGGCGCGGTCTACGGCCAGACCTCCGGCGACGGCCTGAAGAACCTCGCCGCGCTCAGACGCCGCTTCCCCAGGGCGGTGGCGTACGTCGACGACGCGGCGCGCGCGGGCGAGGAGGGACGGCTCGTGCGGACCTGGCTGGGGCGGACGTGTCCGCCCGCCGCCGGGGCGGGCGACGACGCGGCGGAGGAGGCGGGCATCCCGCAGGACGAACCGGCCGAGACCCCCGCCGGGACCGACTGGGTGCCGGGCTACGCCTCCACCAACGCCCGCGCCCGCGGCCGCTTCGCCCGCAACTTCGTCGTCCAGGGCAGCGCCGCCGACTGGGCCCTGCTGCTGCTCGCCGCCCTGCGCCAGGCCTGCGCGGGCATGGCGGCCGAGCTGGTCTTCTTCCAGCACGACGAGGTGATCGTGCACTGCCCCGAGCGGGAGGCGGAGGCGGTGGTGACGGCGATCCGGGAGGCGGCTGAGCTGGCGGGGCGGCTGACGTTCGGGGAGACGCCGGTACGGTTCCCGTTCACCACGGCGGTGGTGGAGTGCTATGCCGACGCGAAGTGA